A stretch of Arachis hypogaea cultivar Tifrunner chromosome 15, arahy.Tifrunner.gnm2.J5K5, whole genome shotgun sequence DNA encodes these proteins:
- the LOC112750304 gene encoding UDP-glycosyltransferase 708G1, producing MSSSPCVAHVALLPSAGMGHLTPFLRLAAMLCHHHCYVTLITPKPTVSNAESNLLSKFFSAFPQVNQLNLHLLPSSSHTANADPFFLQFDAIRRSCHLLHPLLSSLSPPLSSFVYDMTLISPVLPVATAIGVPHYILFTSSASMFCFYSYFPKAAESISDGDGIDIPGFSSVSKSSLPPQLLDRDGIYRKIFLEDSPKVTKLHGVFLNTFEEVESKTLKALNAGEVVKDMPPVHALGPFVPCYEFEGLGERGESLKWLDKQPNGSVIYVCFGSRIALKSNQIREIGDGLVRSGFRFLWVVKGNKVDKEDEEKGLEGVLGIELVEKITKDNKGLVVKEWLDQRQILDHSAVGGFFSHCGWNSVMEAAFYGVPILGWPLLGDQKINAEFVVSNGGFGIWKKDWGWEGERLVRGEEIGDAIKELMSNESLITKAEQVKMAARKAIGVGGGSETNLQKITEQWKKSQ from the coding sequence ATGTCTTCTTCTCCTTGTGTTGCTCATGTGGCTCTCTTGCCAAGCGCAGGCATGGGGCATCTAACCCCGTTTCTAAGGCTTGCAGCAATGCTCTGCCACCACCACTGCTACGTCACACTCATAACCCCAAAACCAACCGTTTCTAACGCTGAATCAAACCTTCTCTCAAAGTTCTTCTCTGCTTTCCCACAGGTCAACCAACTCAACCTTcaccttctcccttcttcttctcacACTGCAAATGCAGACCCTTTCTTCCTCCAATTCGACGCCATTCGCCGCTCCTGCCACCTTCTCCATCCTCTCTTGTCCTCCCTCTCTCCACCTTTGTCCTCATTCGTCTATGACATGACACTGATCTCACCCGTTCTTCCAGTTGCAACCGCCATTGGCGTTCCTCACTATATCTTGTTCACTTCCTCTGCTTCCATGTTCTGTTTCTATTCCTACTTCCCCAAAGCAGCTGAATCCATTTCTGACGGCGATGGTATTGATATTCCGGGTTTTTCATCTGTGTCTAAATCATCGCTCCCTCCGCAGCTTCTTGACAGGGACGGTATCTACCGCAAAATTTTCTTGGAAGACAGTCCTAAGGTCACAAAACTACATGGTGTCTTCCTCAACACGTTTGAAGAGGTGGAGTCGAAGACTCTTAAGGCTCTTAACGCTGGGGAAGTGGTGAAAGACATGCCACCGGTTCACGCTCTTGGACCCTTTGTTCCCTGCTATGAGTTTGAGGGTTTAGGCGAAAGGGGAGAGTCATTGAAGTGGCTTGATAAACAGCCTAATGGTTCTGTTATTTATGTTTGCTTTGGAAGCAGAATAGCTTTGAAAAGTAACCAAATTAGAGAGATTGGAGATGGGTTGGTGAGAAGTGGATTCAGGTTTCTGTGGGTTGTGAAGGGTAACAAGGTTGATAAGGAAGATGAAGAGAAAGGGTTAGAAGGGGTATTAGGAATTGAGCTTGTAGAGAAGATTACAAAGGACAATAAGGGGTTGGTGGTTAAAGAATGGCTTGACCAAAGGCAGATTCTTGATCATAGTGCTGTTGGAGGGTTTTTTAGTCATTGTGGTTGGAACTCAGTTATGGAAGCGGCATTTTATGGTGTTCCCATATTGGGATGGCCTTTGTTAGGAGATCAAAAGATAAATGCAGAATTTGTGGTGTCAAATGGAGGGTTTGGTATTTGGAAGAAGGATTGGGGTTGGGAAGGGGAAAGGTTGGTGAGAGGGGAGGAAATTGGAGACGCCATTAAAGAGTTGATGAGCAATGAGTCTTTGATTACCAAAGCTGAGCAAGTGAAAATGGCCGCAAGGAAGGCCATAGGTGTTGGTGGTGGTTCTGAGACTAATCTTCAGAAAATCACTGAGCAATGGAAgaagagtcaatga